A section of the Pseudomonas flavescens genome encodes:
- a CDS encoding LysR family transcriptional regulator — MDFNGRSGEMGVFVTVAQEGSLSAAARALGLTPSAVSRIIARTEQRLGTRLLLRTTRAITFTTEGEAYLRGARRILADMAEVEDAIADQGVPRGRLRVSAALGHGRLAIVPLVAAFSARYPNITVDLTLGDEVVDILGGQADVAVRFGHLPDSPLTARKIGDTGQVVVASPEYLQRHGTPQEPEDLLKHNCLRFNFRRAEPNWPFVREGNEFFMKVSGNIECSSGEALAQLARVGAGIARIGEFSVSEDLQRGDLIPLLEAWNPGDREPIHAVFVGGSAMPARVRLFVDFLVEHHRL, encoded by the coding sequence ATGGACTTCAACGGTCGGTCAGGTGAAATGGGCGTGTTCGTCACGGTGGCGCAGGAAGGCAGCCTGTCGGCCGCCGCGCGTGCATTGGGGCTGACACCCTCGGCGGTCAGTCGGATCATCGCGCGTACCGAACAGCGTCTTGGCACTCGCTTGCTGCTACGCACCACCCGGGCGATCACCTTCACCACCGAGGGCGAGGCTTACCTGCGCGGCGCCCGGCGTATCCTGGCGGACATGGCCGAGGTCGAAGACGCCATCGCCGACCAGGGCGTACCCAGGGGCCGCTTGCGGGTCAGCGCCGCCCTTGGCCATGGGCGGCTGGCCATCGTTCCCCTGGTGGCGGCCTTCAGCGCGCGTTACCCGAACATCACCGTCGACCTGACCCTGGGTGACGAAGTGGTCGACATTCTTGGCGGCCAGGCGGACGTGGCGGTGCGCTTTGGCCATCTGCCCGACAGCCCGCTGACCGCGCGCAAGATCGGCGACACCGGCCAGGTGGTGGTGGCCTCGCCCGAGTATCTGCAGCGCCACGGCACGCCCCAGGAGCCGGAAGATTTGTTGAAGCACAACTGCCTGCGCTTCAACTTCCGCCGCGCCGAACCCAACTGGCCGTTCGTGCGCGAGGGAAACGAGTTTTTCATGAAGGTCAGCGGCAACATCGAATGCAGCAGCGGTGAAGCGCTGGCACAACTCGCACGGGTAGGTGCCGGCATCGCCCGCATTGGCGAGTTCAGCGTGAGCGAGGATCTGCAGCGCGGTGACCTGATACCGCTGCTGGAAGCCTGGAACCCGGGCGACCGGGAACCTATTCACGCGGTGTTCGTGGGCGGCTCGGCAATGCCGGCGCGAGTGCGGCTGTTCGTGGATTTTCTGGTCGAGCATCACCGGCTGTAG
- a CDS encoding MFS transporter, translated as MQINPPLVALAIGAFGIGVTEFAPMGMLPSIAADLGVSIPAAGLLVSAYALGVLLGAPLMTLTTGRIPRRYLLIGLMAIFTLGNLMSALATDYYSLMVARVVTSLNHGAFFGVGSIVAASVVAPEKRAGAVAAMFMGLTLATIGGVPLAAWFGEVFGWRTAFWGITGLGVVAMAALWFALPNLPAPKSVGVMAEVRALGRGPVLGALALTVVGSSAMFTVFTYIAPILSSETHASTAFITAMLVLYGVGLTLGNMWGGKAADRSIDRTLIVSLSVLIIVLLAFTVLMRWPLPAAVAILIWGIASFAIVPPLQMRVMEAAKGAPNLASAVNIGAFNFGNAIGAALGGAVINAGLGYPAISLAGAAMAALGLLMVMGFAWRSKAVAAAVA; from the coding sequence ATGCAGATCAATCCACCCCTCGTAGCACTCGCCATTGGTGCCTTCGGCATCGGCGTTACCGAGTTCGCCCCCATGGGCATGTTGCCGAGCATCGCTGCGGATCTTGGCGTATCCATTCCTGCCGCAGGCCTGCTGGTCAGTGCATACGCCCTGGGCGTACTGCTCGGCGCGCCGCTGATGACCCTGACCACCGGCAGAATTCCCCGGCGCTATCTGCTGATCGGCCTCATGGCGATCTTCACCCTGGGTAACCTGATGTCCGCCCTGGCGACCGATTACTACAGCCTGATGGTCGCCCGGGTGGTCACCTCACTGAACCATGGCGCGTTTTTTGGCGTCGGCTCCATCGTCGCCGCCAGCGTGGTCGCCCCGGAAAAACGTGCCGGCGCGGTGGCGGCCATGTTCATGGGCCTGACCCTGGCGACCATCGGTGGCGTACCGCTGGCTGCCTGGTTTGGCGAAGTGTTCGGTTGGCGCACCGCATTCTGGGGGATCACCGGCCTCGGCGTGGTAGCCATGGCCGCATTGTGGTTCGCCTTGCCCAACCTGCCGGCGCCGAAAAGCGTCGGTGTAATGGCCGAAGTTCGCGCGCTGGGCCGTGGCCCGGTGCTGGGGGCGTTGGCTCTGACCGTAGTCGGCTCGAGCGCGATGTTCACCGTATTCACCTATATCGCGCCGATCCTCAGCAGCGAGACCCACGCGTCCACCGCCTTTATCACCGCCATGCTGGTGCTCTATGGCGTGGGTCTCACGCTGGGCAACATGTGGGGTGGCAAGGCCGCCGACCGCTCCATCGACCGCACCCTGATCGTTTCGCTGAGCGTGCTGATTATCGTCTTGCTGGCGTTCACCGTGTTGATGCGCTGGCCGCTGCCGGCCGCCGTGGCCATCCTGATCTGGGGCATCGCCAGCTTCGCCATCGTGCCGCCGCTGCAGATGCGCGTGATGGAGGCCGCCAAGGGCGCCCCCAACCTGGCCTCGGCGGTTAATATCGGTGCCTTCAACTTCGGCAACGCGATTGGTGCGGCGCTGGGCGGCGCGGTGATCAACGCAGGGCTGGGCTATCCGGCGATTTCCCTGGCGGGGGCTGCGATGGCGGCGCTGGGGCTATTGATGGTGATGGGCTTTGCCTGGCGCTCCAAGGCCGTAGCCGCTGCGGTGGCTTGA
- the hrpA gene encoding ATP-dependent RNA helicase HrpA has protein sequence MTDVPFDIAALQNNLDHAMIADRHRLRRQLHELQKRPDEAKQAQWLERFQASCAKVEARRLSVPVMRYDDALPIAAKRDEIKAALAKHQVLVIAGETGSGKTTQLPKICLEIGRGQHGLIGHTQPRRLAARSVATRVAEEIGTPLGELVGYQVRFEDQSKDSSLIKLMTDGILLAETQHDRYLEKYDTLIVDEAHERSLNIDFLLGYLKTLLPRRPDLKVIITSATIDLDRFSKHFNDAPIVEVSGRTYPVETWYRPLAAEVDEEGERLLDDLTVDQGILAALDEIAAHESAEGKRPGDVLIFLPGEREIRDAAEVLRKANLRFTEVLPLYARLTPAEQQKIFAPMAGRKIVLATNVAETSLTVPGIRYVIDSGTARISRYSYRAKVQRLPIEAVSQASANQRKGRCGRVEPGICVRLYSEEDFLGRPEFTDPEILRTNLAAVILQMLHLRLGSIEDFPFIEPPDGKAISDGFNLLQELSAVNREGQLTPLGRQLARLPIDPRLGRMVLEAAKLGSLQELLIVASALSVQDPRERPMDRQQAADQAHAQWKDVDSDFAALINLWRGFEEKRQELGSNPLRSWCKKNFLNYMRLREWRDSHRQLVLLARDLQLGDNASRRSPLAGDSAPAGSAEKAVQAAPTTDTKVNVILREQAEASEAAQRAKGYAAVHKAILSGLLSQIGQKAEEGDFLGARQRRFWVHPSSVIGRKKPNWIMAAELVETTKLFARQVAKIEPDWIEPLAGHLIKKNHFEPHWEKKRGQVVAYEQVTLYGLIVVGRRPVHYGPIDPQASRELFIREGLVRGEINSRAKCLNANRVLLERLDELEAKARRRDILADEETLFAYYEARIPQDIYQAATFESWYKRESGKDPQLLMMREEDVLAREALEVTAAQYPDTLHIGELQLPLTYHFEPNHPRDGVTLRVPAPLLPQLPGERLEWLVPGLIEAKAIDLVRGLPKALRKNFVPVPDFVGAALSKLTFGQGSLPESLARELQRMTGARIDEQAWVEATRQLEHHLKMNIEVVDTHGKPLGEGRDLAELTARFAEASQAALAIPQADKVQKPVEAKGFAQVAEKTQQKVAGLSMTVFPALVEEGGVVKEGRFPTQAEAEFQHRRALQRLLLQQLAEPAKFLRGKLPGLTELGLLHRELGRVDGLVEDILLASLDSCILEGEQPLPRDGAALAALAEKKRGAWADHAERLARLTLDVLKLWHGLQKRFKGKIDLAQAVALNDIKAQLGNLVYPGFVRETPSEWLKEVPRYLKAIEQRFDKIAAQLQRDRVWSGELAGYWEQYQARLGKHLQEGKRDANLVLYRWMLEEYRVSLFAQQLGTKMAVSDKRLSKQWSQVEG, from the coding sequence ATGACCGACGTCCCCTTCGATATCGCTGCCCTGCAGAACAACCTCGACCACGCCATGATTGCCGACCGCCATCGTTTGCGTCGGCAGTTGCATGAGCTGCAGAAGAGGCCCGACGAGGCCAAGCAGGCGCAGTGGCTGGAGCGTTTTCAGGCGTCGTGCGCGAAGGTCGAGGCGCGGCGCTTGAGTGTGCCGGTGATGCGTTACGACGATGCGTTGCCGATCGCGGCCAAGCGCGACGAGATCAAGGCGGCGCTGGCCAAGCATCAGGTGCTGGTGATCGCCGGTGAGACCGGTTCGGGCAAGACCACCCAGTTGCCGAAGATCTGCCTGGAGATCGGCCGTGGCCAGCACGGCCTGATCGGCCATACCCAGCCGCGGCGGCTGGCGGCGCGCAGTGTGGCGACGCGGGTGGCCGAGGAGATCGGTACGCCGTTGGGTGAGCTGGTCGGTTATCAGGTGCGCTTCGAGGATCAGAGCAAGGACAGTTCGCTGATCAAGCTGATGACCGACGGCATTCTGCTCGCCGAAACCCAGCACGATCGCTATCTGGAAAAGTACGACACGCTGATCGTCGACGAGGCCCACGAACGCAGCCTCAACATCGACTTTCTGCTCGGTTACCTGAAGACCCTGCTGCCGCGTCGGCCCGACCTCAAGGTGATCATCACCTCGGCGACCATCGATCTGGATCGCTTCAGTAAACACTTCAATGATGCGCCCATCGTCGAAGTCTCCGGCCGTACCTATCCGGTGGAAACCTGGTACCGGCCGCTGGCGGCCGAAGTGGACGAGGAGGGCGAGCGCCTGCTCGACGACCTCACCGTCGATCAGGGCATTCTCGCCGCGCTGGACGAGATCGCCGCCCATGAGAGTGCCGAGGGCAAGCGCCCGGGGGATGTGCTGATTTTCCTGCCGGGCGAGCGCGAGATTCGCGATGCCGCCGAGGTGCTGCGCAAGGCCAACCTGCGCTTTACCGAAGTGCTGCCGCTGTATGCGCGGCTGACGCCTGCCGAGCAGCAGAAGATCTTCGCGCCCATGGCCGGGCGCAAGATCGTGCTGGCCACCAACGTCGCGGAAACCTCGCTGACGGTGCCGGGCATTCGTTACGTGATCGACAGCGGCACGGCGCGCATCAGCCGTTACAGCTACCGCGCCAAGGTGCAGCGCCTGCCCATCGAGGCGGTTTCCCAGGCCAGCGCCAACCAGCGCAAGGGCCGTTGCGGCCGGGTCGAACCGGGCATCTGCGTGCGCCTGTACAGCGAGGAGGATTTTCTCGGCCGGCCGGAATTCACCGACCCGGAAATTCTGCGTACCAACCTGGCGGCGGTGATCTTGCAGATGCTGCACCTGCGCCTGGGCAGTATCGAGGATTTCCCCTTCATCGAGCCGCCGGATGGCAAGGCCATCAGCGATGGTTTCAACCTGCTGCAGGAGTTGTCTGCGGTCAATCGCGAAGGGCAGCTGACCCCGCTGGGTCGCCAGCTGGCGCGCCTGCCCATCGACCCGCGCCTCGGCCGCATGGTGCTGGAGGCCGCCAAGCTCGGCAGCCTGCAGGAGCTGCTGATCGTCGCCAGCGCGCTGTCGGTGCAGGACCCGCGCGAGCGGCCGATGGATCGCCAGCAGGCGGCCGACCAGGCCCATGCGCAATGGAAGGATGTGGATTCCGACTTCGCCGCGCTGATCAACCTGTGGCGCGGCTTCGAGGAGAAACGCCAGGAGCTGGGTTCCAACCCGCTGCGCAGCTGGTGCAAGAAGAACTTCCTCAACTACATGCGCCTGCGCGAGTGGCGCGACTCCCATCGCCAGTTGGTGTTGCTGGCGAGGGACCTGCAACTGGGCGACAACGCTTCCCGTAGGAGCCCGCTTGCGGGCGATTCAGCGCCAGCAGGTTCAGCGGAAAAGGCCGTGCAGGCAGCGCCTACCACCGACACCAAGGTCAATGTGATCCTCCGTGAGCAGGCCGAGGCCAGTGAAGCGGCGCAGCGTGCCAAGGGCTATGCGGCCGTGCACAAGGCGATTCTCAGCGGCCTGCTCAGCCAGATCGGCCAGAAAGCCGAGGAGGGCGATTTCCTCGGCGCCCGCCAGCGTCGCTTCTGGGTGCATCCGTCGTCGGTGATCGGCCGCAAGAAACCCAACTGGATCATGGCCGCCGAGTTGGTAGAGACCACCAAGCTGTTCGCTCGCCAGGTGGCCAAGATCGAGCCGGACTGGATCGAGCCCCTGGCCGGTCACCTGATCAAGAAGAACCACTTCGAGCCGCACTGGGAGAAGAAGCGCGGCCAGGTGGTGGCGTACGAGCAGGTCACCCTGTACGGCCTGATCGTGGTCGGTCGCCGCCCCGTGCATTACGGGCCCATCGACCCGCAGGCGTCCCGCGAGCTGTTCATTCGTGAAGGCCTGGTGCGTGGCGAAATCAACAGCCGCGCCAAGTGCCTGAACGCCAACCGTGTGTTGCTGGAAAGGCTCGACGAGCTGGAGGCCAAGGCTCGCCGTCGCGACATTCTCGCCGACGAGGAAACCTTGTTCGCCTATTACGAGGCGCGCATTCCCCAGGACATCTACCAGGCGGCGACCTTCGAGAGCTGGTACAAGCGCGAGAGCGGCAAAGATCCGCAGTTGCTGATGATGCGCGAGGAAGACGTGCTGGCCCGCGAGGCGCTGGAGGTCACCGCCGCCCAGTATCCCGATACCCTGCATATCGGTGAGCTGCAGTTGCCGCTGACCTACCACTTCGAACCCAACCACCCGCGTGACGGCGTGACCCTGCGCGTGCCGGCGCCGCTGTTGCCGCAACTGCCGGGCGAGCGCCTGGAGTGGCTGGTGCCGGGGCTGATCGAGGCCAAGGCCATCGACCTGGTGCGCGGCCTGCCAAAGGCGCTGCGCAAGAACTTCGTACCGGTGCCGGATTTCGTCGGCGCAGCACTGAGCAAGCTCACCTTCGGCCAGGGCAGCCTGCCGGAAAGCCTGGCTCGCGAACTGCAACGCATGACCGGTGCGCGTATCGACGAGCAGGCCTGGGTCGAGGCAACCCGGCAACTCGAACATCACCTGAAGATGAACATCGAAGTGGTCGATACCCACGGCAAGCCGCTTGGCGAAGGCCGCGACCTGGCCGAGCTGACCGCACGCTTCGCCGAGGCCAGCCAGGCCGCGCTGGCCATCCCGCAAGCCGACAAGGTGCAGAAACCGGTGGAGGCCAAGGGCTTCGCCCAGGTCGCCGAGAAGACTCAACAGAAGGTCGCCGGGCTGTCCATGACCGTGTTCCCGGCGCTGGTGGAAGAGGGCGGTGTGGTCAAGGAAGGGCGCTTCCCGACCCAGGCCGAAGCCGAATTCCAGCATCGCCGTGCCCTGCAGCGTCTGTTGCTGCAACAGTTGGCCGAGCCGGCCAAGTTCCTGCGCGGCAAGTTGCCGGGGCTGACCGAGCTGGGTCTGCTGCACCGCGAGCTGGGCCGGGTCGATGGGCTGGTCGAAGACATTCTGCTGGCCAGCCTCGACAGCTGCATTCTCGAAGGCGAGCAGCCACTGCCCCGTGACGGCGCCGCGCTGGCCGCGCTGGCCGAGAAAAAACGCGGTGCCTGGGCCGACCACGCCGAGCGGCTGGCCCGCCTGACCCTGGACGTGCTCAAGCTGTGGCACGGCCTGCAGAAGCGCTTCAAGGGCAAGATCGACCTGGCCCAGGCGGTGGCGCTCAACGACATCAAGGCGCAGCTGGGCAATCTGGTCTATCCCGGTTTCGTCCGCGAAACCCCTAGCGAATGGCTCAAGGAGGTGCCGCGCTATCTCAAGGCCATCGAACAGCGCTTCGACAAGATCGCCGCGCAACTGCAACGTGACCGGGTGTGGAGTGGCGAGCTGGCCGGTTACTGGGAGCAGTACCAGGCGCGCCTCGGCAAGCACCTGCAAGAGGGCAAGCGTGACGCCAATCTGGTGCTGTACCGATGGATGCTCGAGGAATACCGAGTGTCGCTGTTCGCCCAGCAGTTGGGGACGAAGATGGCCGTGTCGGACAAGCGCCTGAGCAAGCAGTGGAGTCAGGTGGAAGGCTGA
- a CDS encoding serine hydrolase domain-containing protein — protein MSGFSCERVVNGQLATSGLPEPLVPWWSFTKTVLAATALTLVRDGLVSLDEVVLGGPFTLRQLLKHEAGLADYGELADYHAAVARGDEPWPASEMLERLDATRLRYQPGVGWGYSNVGYLYVTRLIEQRSGTSLGSAIEQRVLQPLGVPEVRLARTPADLRGVDMGSSAAYHPGWVYHGLLVGSVSAAALLLDRLLGGSLLPAELLAQMQERRVLGGPIAGRPWTVAGYALGLMRGDIEGGILLTGHTGVGPGSVIAVYRCTTDAGTATCAVFQKDAREGDVEAELVASLGG, from the coding sequence ATGTCTGGTTTTTCATGCGAGCGGGTCGTAAACGGTCAGCTCGCTACCTCGGGGTTGCCGGAGCCGTTGGTGCCCTGGTGGAGTTTCACCAAAACCGTGCTGGCGGCGACCGCCCTGACCCTGGTGCGTGATGGGTTGGTGTCGCTCGACGAGGTCGTGCTGGGCGGCCCCTTCACGTTGCGGCAACTGCTGAAACACGAAGCTGGCCTGGCCGATTACGGTGAGCTTGCCGACTACCACGCCGCCGTTGCCCGTGGCGACGAGCCCTGGCCCGCCAGCGAAATGCTCGAGCGCCTCGATGCAACGCGTCTGCGTTATCAGCCTGGGGTTGGCTGGGGGTATTCCAATGTCGGCTACCTGTACGTCACCCGGTTGATCGAGCAGCGCAGCGGCACCTCGCTCGGGAGCGCCATCGAGCAGCGGGTGTTGCAGCCACTTGGCGTGCCCGAGGTTCGCCTGGCGCGGACCCCGGCGGACTTGCGCGGCGTCGATATGGGCAGCTCTGCCGCTTACCATCCCGGCTGGGTTTATCACGGCTTGCTGGTGGGCAGCGTGTCCGCCGCCGCCTTGCTGCTGGACCGCTTGCTGGGTGGCAGCCTGCTGCCTGCCGAGCTGTTGGCGCAGATGCAGGAGCGGCGCGTGCTGGGTGGCCCGATTGCAGGGCGCCCCTGGACGGTCGCCGGCTATGCCCTGGGGTTGATGCGGGGCGATATCGAGGGCGGCATCCTGCTAACCGGCCACACCGGGGTAGGGCCGGGCAGCGTGATCGCGGTTTACCGCTGCACCACGGATGCCGGTACGGCGACCTGCGCGGTGTTTCAGAAAGACGCCCGCGAAGGCGATGTGGAAGCAGAACTGGTCGCCTCGCTTGGTGGCTGA
- a CDS encoding LysR substrate-binding domain-containing protein encodes MEDLNTLYYFTQVVEHGGFAPAGRALGIPKSKLSRRIALLEERLGVRLLHRTSRHCSLTEIGQEYYQRCVAMRVEAEGAAEVIERNLSEPRGLVRLACPTTLLNSWVGPMLTRFMQRYPAVELFIESTNRRVDLLHEGFDIALRVRFPPLENTDMVMKVLGNSRQCLVGRPDFLKQLPKNFQPADLGQLPSLHWGGSQREYQWELFGPDEGKLLIPHRPRMVTDDLIALRHGALAGVGIAHVPRVAVREDLDAGTLVEMLPGWEPKCGIVHAIFPSRRGLLPSVRTLIDFLAEEFRESDMA; translated from the coding sequence ATGGAAGATCTCAACACCCTCTACTACTTCACCCAAGTGGTGGAGCACGGCGGCTTCGCCCCCGCGGGCCGCGCTCTGGGCATACCCAAGTCCAAGCTCAGCCGACGCATCGCCCTGCTCGAGGAGCGCCTCGGCGTGCGCCTGCTGCACCGTACCAGCCGCCATTGTTCGCTCACGGAAATCGGCCAGGAGTACTACCAGCGTTGCGTGGCCATGCGGGTGGAGGCCGAGGGTGCCGCCGAAGTGATCGAACGCAACCTCAGCGAGCCTCGCGGCCTGGTGCGCCTGGCGTGCCCGACCACCCTGCTCAACTCCTGGGTCGGGCCGATGCTGACCCGTTTCATGCAGCGCTACCCGGCCGTTGAGCTGTTCATCGAGAGCACCAACCGGCGCGTCGACCTGCTCCACGAAGGCTTCGACATCGCCCTGCGGGTGCGCTTCCCGCCGCTGGAAAACACCGACATGGTGATGAAGGTACTGGGCAACAGCCGACAATGCCTGGTCGGCCGCCCGGACTTCCTCAAGCAGTTGCCGAAGAACTTTCAGCCCGCCGATCTGGGCCAGCTCCCGAGCCTGCACTGGGGTGGCTCGCAGCGTGAATACCAGTGGGAATTGTTCGGCCCGGATGAGGGAAAGCTGCTGATCCCCCATCGCCCGCGCATGGTCACCGACGACCTGATCGCCCTGCGCCACGGTGCCCTGGCCGGCGTCGGCATTGCCCACGTCCCGCGGGTCGCGGTGCGCGAGGACCTGGATGCCGGCACCCTGGTGGAAATGCTGCCGGGCTGGGAACCGAAGTGCGGCATCGTCCACGCCATCTTCCCCTCGCGCCGCGGCCTACTGCCCTCGGTGCGCACGCTGATCGACTTCCTTGCCGAAGAGTTCCGAGAAAGCGATATGGCCTGA
- the ycaC gene encoding isochorismate family cysteine hydrolase YcaC: MTTSFTYNRLDKDNAVVLLVDHQAGLLSLVRDIEPDKFKNNVLALADLAKFFNLPTILTTSFETGPNGPLVPELKALFPDAPYIARPGQINAWDNEDFVKAIKATGKKQLIIAGVVTEVCVAFPALSALEEGFDVFVVTDASGTFNSITRDAAWNRMSNAGAQLMNWFGVACELHRDWRNDVEGLAKICSDHIPDYRNLMTSYAALTGNK, encoded by the coding sequence ATGACCACTTCCTTCACCTACAACCGCCTCGACAAAGACAACGCCGTCGTTCTGCTGGTCGATCACCAGGCTGGCCTGCTCTCGCTGGTGCGCGACATCGAGCCGGACAAGTTCAAGAACAACGTGCTCGCGCTGGCCGACCTGGCCAAGTTCTTCAACCTGCCGACCATCCTCACCACCAGCTTCGAAACCGGCCCCAACGGCCCGTTGGTACCCGAGCTGAAGGCGCTGTTCCCGGATGCGCCGTACATCGCTCGCCCTGGCCAGATCAACGCCTGGGACAACGAAGATTTCGTCAAGGCGATCAAGGCCACCGGCAAGAAGCAGCTGATCATCGCCGGTGTGGTGACCGAGGTGTGCGTGGCGTTCCCGGCGCTGTCGGCGCTGGAGGAGGGCTTCGATGTCTTCGTGGTGACGGACGCTTCCGGTACCTTCAACTCGATCACCCGTGACGCCGCCTGGAACCGCATGTCCAACGCCGGCGCTCAGCTGATGAACTGGTTCGGCGTGGCCTGCGAGCTGCACCGCGACTGGCGCAACGATGTGGAAGGGCTGGCGAAGATCTGCTCCGACCACATCCCGGACTACCGCAACCTGATGACCAGCTACGCGGCCCTGACCGGCAACAAGTAA
- a CDS encoding FdhF/YdeP family oxidoreductase, which translates to MLTDPKTRYRPYTDAAGGWGSAKSVARIVLREQAVVKIGAALLKQNKPSGFACVSCAWAKPGDTHPMEFCENGAKATAWELTAKRTGPEFFARHRVAELRNWSAYALEQHGRLTHPMRYDASTDRYEETSWEAAYQEIGATLRTMEPDEVVFYASGRASLEASFMYQLFARAYGTNNLPDSSNMCHESTSVGLQESIGVPVGTVTLNDFEHTDCLLFFGQNVGSNSPRMLHQLQEARQRDVPIITFNPLKERGLQRFVNPQSPGEMLGPNSTQISTQYHQVAIGGDTAAVTGVAKALLDLHDAALQRGEPGLLDDAFIATHTRGVEDFIGYVREQNWAELESITGLSRGAMEATALTYAQAQRVMIVYGMGLTQHRQGVQNVQMLVNLLLLRGNIGKPGAGICPVRGHSNVQGQRTVGIAEDPAKVPVDLIEQHFKFSVPEKVGLCTVDACSAMLDGRVRGFVSLGGNFIRAVPDTARMEPAWQRLKLNVQVATKLNHSHLLPGEQAWLLPCLGRIEADRQDGVEQSHSTEDSTGCIHGWHGSSAPASEHLRSEPAIIAGLALSTLSPQVAIDWDGWRRDYSLIRQAIATIYPEIFRDFNQRMWEPGGFHRPLGAAQREWATASGKAQFVTPRRLSVDDDVQAPYVRRDVLQLMTIRSNDQFNTTIYGYDDRFRGVYGTRSVIFMNTDDIVRLGLAAGDWVDVTTAVQPEIERRVGPLQILAYDIPQGCCAAYYPECNPLLPLWHHAERSKVPAAKSIPVTLRLSDAVAPGDTLPQHSAVIASQR; encoded by the coding sequence ATGCTGACTGATCCGAAGACCCGCTATCGACCCTATACCGACGCAGCCGGTGGCTGGGGGTCGGCCAAGTCCGTGGCGCGTATCGTGCTGCGTGAACAGGCGGTGGTGAAGATCGGCGCGGCGTTGCTCAAGCAGAACAAACCCTCGGGGTTCGCCTGTGTGAGTTGTGCCTGGGCCAAGCCCGGTGACACCCACCCCATGGAGTTCTGCGAGAACGGTGCCAAGGCCACGGCCTGGGAGCTGACCGCGAAACGCACCGGCCCGGAATTCTTCGCCCGGCACCGCGTGGCCGAACTGCGCAACTGGTCGGCCTACGCGCTCGAACAGCATGGCCGGCTGACCCATCCGATGCGCTACGACGCCAGTACCGACCGCTACGAGGAAACCAGCTGGGAAGCCGCCTACCAGGAAATCGGCGCCACCCTGCGAACGATGGAACCGGACGAGGTGGTGTTCTACGCCTCCGGGCGCGCCTCGCTGGAGGCCTCGTTCATGTATCAGCTGTTCGCCAGGGCTTATGGCACCAACAACCTGCCGGACAGTTCCAACATGTGCCACGAGAGCACGTCGGTGGGCCTGCAGGAAAGCATCGGCGTACCGGTCGGCACCGTGACCCTCAATGATTTCGAGCACACCGACTGCCTGCTGTTCTTTGGCCAGAACGTCGGCAGCAACAGCCCGCGCATGCTTCATCAGTTGCAGGAGGCGCGGCAGCGCGACGTGCCGATCATCACCTTCAATCCGCTCAAGGAGCGTGGCCTGCAGCGCTTCGTCAACCCTCAGTCACCAGGCGAGATGCTCGGGCCGAACTCGACGCAGATCAGCACCCAGTACCATCAGGTGGCGATCGGTGGCGACACCGCTGCGGTCACCGGCGTGGCCAAGGCGCTGCTGGATCTGCACGACGCGGCCCTGCAGCGCGGTGAGCCTGGCCTGCTGGACGACGCATTCATCGCTACCCACACCAGAGGCGTCGAGGACTTCATCGGTTATGTGCGCGAGCAGAATTGGGCCGAACTGGAGTCCATCACCGGGCTCAGCCGTGGCGCCATGGAAGCGACGGCGCTGACCTATGCCCAGGCGCAGCGGGTGATGATCGTGTATGGCATGGGCCTGACCCAGCATCGTCAGGGCGTGCAGAATGTGCAGATGCTGGTCAACCTGCTGTTGCTGCGCGGCAATATCGGCAAGCCTGGGGCGGGTATCTGCCCGGTGCGTGGGCACTCCAACGTGCAGGGCCAGCGCACCGTGGGTATCGCCGAAGACCCGGCCAAGGTGCCGGTCGACCTCATCGAGCAACACTTCAAATTCAGCGTGCCTGAGAAGGTCGGGCTGTGCACCGTCGACGCCTGCAGCGCCATGCTCGACGGGCGGGTGCGCGGCTTCGTCAGCCTGGGGGGCAACTTCATTCGGGCGGTGCCCGATACCGCTCGGATGGAGCCGGCCTGGCAGCGCCTCAAGCTCAACGTACAGGTGGCCACCAAACTCAACCATTCCCATCTGTTGCCGGGTGAGCAGGCCTGGCTGCTGCCGTGCCTGGGGCGCATCGAAGCCGATCGGCAGGACGGCGTCGAGCAGAGCCACAGCACCGAGGACAGCACCGGTTGCATCCATGGCTGGCACGGCAGCAGCGCGCCAGCCAGCGAGCACCTGCGCTCCGAGCCCGCGATCATCGCCGGCCTGGCGCTCAGTACCTTGTCACCGCAGGTCGCCATCGACTGGGACGGCTGGCGCCGGGACTACTCCCTGATCCGCCAGGCGATCGCCACGATCTACCCGGAGATCTTCCGCGACTTCAATCAGCGCATGTGGGAGCCGGGCGGTTTTCACCGGCCCTTGGGCGCGGCGCAGCGTGAGTGGGCCACCGCGAGCGGCAAGGCGCAATTCGTTACCCCGCGGCGGTTGAGCGTCGATGATGACGTGCAGGCACCCTATGTGCGGCGTGACGTGCTGCAATTGATGACGATCCGCAGCAACGACCAGTTCAATACCACCATCTACGGTTACGACGACCGCTTCCGCGGCGTGTATGGCACCCGCTCGGTGATCTTCATGAACACCGACGACATCGTCCGCCTTGGGCTGGCAGCCGGCGACTGGGTGGACGTGACCACCGCGGTACAGCCGGAAATCGAGCGGCGGGTCGGGCCGCTGCAGATACTCGCCTACGACATTCCCCAGGGTTGCTGCGCGGCCTACTACCCGGAGTGCAACCCGCTGTTGCCGCTCTGGCATCATGCCGAGCGCAGCAAGGTCCCGGCGGCCAAGTCGATACCGGTGACGCTGCGTCTCAGCGATGCGGTGGCGCCAGGTGACACCCTGCCACAGCATTCGGCAGTGATTGCCTCGCAGCGTTAG